From one Pseudomonas sp. S35 genomic stretch:
- a CDS encoding glycosyltransferase, translated as MDSYPLGFEEDDRLRSAFIRNLTLHQLNRSATSNVTGSNLASSIPKTLVQYWHDPHDVPEDVQACINSWKRLSAEGFAFRMFNDVSAAEYITEWYGKSEQEAFARCRHPAMRCDYLRMCVLVAEGGLYVDADDVLLGDNWRDLFHDSALKVQPLCYDIPSSSMVPASEIWRSDLPTDERIFYVNNDPIAAPAHHPVLKRALSRSTEKLLGKARFPEIQETTGPGNITASLAAHARDLMIRGAPLDFELLNDWESIAQTRWDLSYRNDARNWRNMDSH; from the coding sequence GCTGAACCGCTCGGCAACTTCGAATGTTACCGGATCGAACCTGGCTTCGAGTATTCCGAAGACACTCGTACAGTACTGGCACGATCCGCATGATGTGCCGGAAGACGTTCAAGCCTGTATTAACAGTTGGAAGAGGCTAAGCGCGGAGGGCTTTGCATTCCGGATGTTTAACGACGTATCCGCTGCCGAGTACATTACTGAGTGGTATGGAAAGTCGGAGCAAGAGGCATTCGCCCGATGTCGCCATCCGGCAATGCGCTGCGACTATTTGCGGATGTGCGTCTTGGTTGCAGAAGGTGGACTTTATGTCGATGCAGATGACGTACTGCTTGGAGACAACTGGAGAGACCTTTTCCATGACAGCGCGCTTAAGGTCCAGCCGCTTTGCTACGACATCCCATCTAGCAGCATGGTGCCGGCGTCAGAGATCTGGCGAAGTGATCTGCCGACAGACGAACGCATCTTTTATGTCAACAACGATCCAATAGCTGCGCCAGCCCATCACCCCGTACTGAAGCGAGCGCTGTCTCGCTCGACCGAGAAGCTTTTAGGCAAAGCTCGTTTCCCAGAGATCCAAGAGACGACTGGTCCCGGAAATATCACCGCTTCTTTAGCCGCGCACGCACGTGATCTGATGATTAGGGGGGCACCTCTCGACTTCGAATTGTTAAATGACTGGGAGTCAATTGCGCAAACACGTTGGGACCTTTCCTACCGTAACGACGCCCGCAACTGGCGCAACATGGACTCCCATTGA